From the Primulina tabacum isolate GXHZ01 chromosome 15, ASM2559414v2, whole genome shotgun sequence genome, one window contains:
- the LOC142526933 gene encoding uncharacterized protein LOC142526933 isoform X1, producing MEEDLIPESERLQIEQIRELESEELEIEEVDNEDLSDEDIHRGAAASNTYDTSLVALHSYLGEVDDTHNRMAFLDGGAVLTLPLFYLEGIVLFPEATLPLRVIFPNFITGVERAMRQADAPYTIGVVRVYRDSNSDRIRFSTTGTTAEIRQHRRLEDGSVNVVARGQQRFRLKRRLIDAEGAPCGEVQIIREDLPLRTPQEVVGKLAPLRNLQTSSIWSTPSLKDSQLNHRSCEEGKDSDAMSEGSFESELSSAEKSLHQSALASCCPNVNDESMSSDEENFVQHSEFHPELSGLNIYLRSIHSEHNKQNLHASSNVGKRTFSGVQHHYRAKWDKRSVALLRNVPGAFWPSWVYNMFDSYSLARKAADRWKQVVKSPSMEGLVMKPDLLSFHIASKIPISESKRQELLEIDGTSYRLRREIKLLESFDKIQCKFCQTLIGRRSDMLIMSSDGPLSAYANPHGFVHEVMTLFKTNGVGVAGPPVKEFSWFPGYAWSMAECTTCGTHMGWHFSATRKKMRPRSFWGIRSSQILDDTN from the exons ATGGAGGAAGATTTGATACCAGAGAGTGAGAGGTTACAAATTGAGCAAATTCGCGAGCTGGAATCGGAGGAGTTGGAAATCGAGGAAGTCGACAATGAGGATTTGTCTGACGAGGATAT TCACCGTGGTGCTGCTGCATCCAACACTTATGACACCTCCTTAGTTGCATTGCATTCATACCTTGGTG AGGTTGATGACACTCATAACAGAATGGCATTTTTGGATGGTGGCGCTGTGCTGACGCTTCCGCTGTTCTATCTAGAAG GTATTGTTTTATTCCCTGAGGCGACACTTCCTCTTCGAGTGATATTTCCTAATTTTATAACTGGAGTTGAACGAGCAATGAGACAAGCTGATGCTCCTTATACTATTGGTGTG GTTCGCGTTTATCGAGATTCAAATAGTGACAGGATAAGATTTTCAACTACTGGCACAACTGCTGAG ATTCGGCAACATCGGCGGCTGGAAGACGGTTCAGTAAACGTGGTTGCCCGCGGCCAGCAGCGTTTTCGTCTGAAGCGCCGCTTGATTGATGCAGAGGGAGCA CCATGTGGAGAGGTTCAGATAATTAGGGAAGATCTGCCACTAAGAACACCACAGGAAGTCGTTGGCAAGCTGGCTCCATTGAGAAACTTGCAAACTAGTAGTATCTGGAGCACACCATCTTTAAAGGATTCTCAGCTTAATCACCGCAGCTGTGAGGAGGGAAAAGATTCTGATGCAATGTCAGAGGGGAGTTTTGAAAGTGAACTTTCATCAGCAGAAAAAAGTTTGCACCAATCTGCTCTAGCCTCTTGTTGCCCTAATGTAAATGATGAGTCAATGAGCAGTGATGAGGAGAACTTTGTCCAGCATTCAGAATTTCATCCTGAATTGTCAGGATTGAATATCTATTTGAGGTCGATTCATTCAGAACACAACAAACAGAACTTACATGCTAGTTCTAATGTTGGAAAAAGGACCTTCTCAGGTGTGCAACATCACTACAGGGCAAAATGGGACAAGCGCTCCGTAGCCCTGCTTCGGAATGTTCCTGGAGCATTTTGGCCCAGTTGGGTTTACAACATGTTCGATTCTTATTCTCTTGCTAGAAAGGCAGCTG ATAGGTGGAAACAAGTTGTTAAATCACCAAGCATGGAGGGGCTTGTAATGAAACCAGATCTTCTTTCATTTCACATTGCTAGTAAaattccaatatctgaatctaAGAGGCAAGAGCTTTTGGAAATTGATGGTACTTCTTATAGATTGCGAAGGGAAATTAAGTTACTTGAAagttttgataaaattcagtgcAAATTTTGCCAG ACGTTGATTGGAAGGCGAAGTGATATGTTAATCATGTCTAGTGATGGGCCTCTTAGTGCCTATGCTAATCCACATGGTTTTGTGCACGAGGTAATGACTCTCTTCAAAACAAATGGAGTAGGAGTTGCAGGGCCTCCAGTGAAAGAGTTCAGCTGGTTTCCCGG GTATGCATGGTCGATGGCTGAATGCACCACATGTGGAACTCACATGGGTTGGCACTTTTCAGCCACGAGGAAGAAAATGAGGCCACGGTCATTTTGGGGAATAAGAAGCTCGCAGATTTTGGATGATACGAACTAA
- the LOC142526933 gene encoding uncharacterized protein LOC142526933 isoform X2 has translation MAFLDGGAVLTLPLFYLEGIVLFPEATLPLRVIFPNFITGVERAMRQADAPYTIGVVRVYRDSNSDRIRFSTTGTTAEIRQHRRLEDGSVNVVARGQQRFRLKRRLIDAEGAPCGEVQIIREDLPLRTPQEVVGKLAPLRNLQTSSIWSTPSLKDSQLNHRSCEEGKDSDAMSEGSFESELSSAEKSLHQSALASCCPNVNDESMSSDEENFVQHSEFHPELSGLNIYLRSIHSEHNKQNLHASSNVGKRTFSGVQHHYRAKWDKRSVALLRNVPGAFWPSWVYNMFDSYSLARKAADRWKQVVKSPSMEGLVMKPDLLSFHIASKIPISESKRQELLEIDGTSYRLRREIKLLESFDKIQCKFCQTLIGRRSDMLIMSSDGPLSAYANPHGFVHEVMTLFKTNGVGVAGPPVKEFSWFPGYAWSMAECTTCGTHMGWHFSATRKKMRPRSFWGIRSSQILDDTN, from the exons ATGGCATTTTTGGATGGTGGCGCTGTGCTGACGCTTCCGCTGTTCTATCTAGAAG GTATTGTTTTATTCCCTGAGGCGACACTTCCTCTTCGAGTGATATTTCCTAATTTTATAACTGGAGTTGAACGAGCAATGAGACAAGCTGATGCTCCTTATACTATTGGTGTG GTTCGCGTTTATCGAGATTCAAATAGTGACAGGATAAGATTTTCAACTACTGGCACAACTGCTGAG ATTCGGCAACATCGGCGGCTGGAAGACGGTTCAGTAAACGTGGTTGCCCGCGGCCAGCAGCGTTTTCGTCTGAAGCGCCGCTTGATTGATGCAGAGGGAGCA CCATGTGGAGAGGTTCAGATAATTAGGGAAGATCTGCCACTAAGAACACCACAGGAAGTCGTTGGCAAGCTGGCTCCATTGAGAAACTTGCAAACTAGTAGTATCTGGAGCACACCATCTTTAAAGGATTCTCAGCTTAATCACCGCAGCTGTGAGGAGGGAAAAGATTCTGATGCAATGTCAGAGGGGAGTTTTGAAAGTGAACTTTCATCAGCAGAAAAAAGTTTGCACCAATCTGCTCTAGCCTCTTGTTGCCCTAATGTAAATGATGAGTCAATGAGCAGTGATGAGGAGAACTTTGTCCAGCATTCAGAATTTCATCCTGAATTGTCAGGATTGAATATCTATTTGAGGTCGATTCATTCAGAACACAACAAACAGAACTTACATGCTAGTTCTAATGTTGGAAAAAGGACCTTCTCAGGTGTGCAACATCACTACAGGGCAAAATGGGACAAGCGCTCCGTAGCCCTGCTTCGGAATGTTCCTGGAGCATTTTGGCCCAGTTGGGTTTACAACATGTTCGATTCTTATTCTCTTGCTAGAAAGGCAGCTG ATAGGTGGAAACAAGTTGTTAAATCACCAAGCATGGAGGGGCTTGTAATGAAACCAGATCTTCTTTCATTTCACATTGCTAGTAAaattccaatatctgaatctaAGAGGCAAGAGCTTTTGGAAATTGATGGTACTTCTTATAGATTGCGAAGGGAAATTAAGTTACTTGAAagttttgataaaattcagtgcAAATTTTGCCAG ACGTTGATTGGAAGGCGAAGTGATATGTTAATCATGTCTAGTGATGGGCCTCTTAGTGCCTATGCTAATCCACATGGTTTTGTGCACGAGGTAATGACTCTCTTCAAAACAAATGGAGTAGGAGTTGCAGGGCCTCCAGTGAAAGAGTTCAGCTGGTTTCCCGG GTATGCATGGTCGATGGCTGAATGCACCACATGTGGAACTCACATGGGTTGGCACTTTTCAGCCACGAGGAAGAAAATGAGGCCACGGTCATTTTGGGGAATAAGAAGCTCGCAGATTTTGGATGATACGAACTAA